The following proteins are encoded in a genomic region of Pan troglodytes isolate AG18354 chromosome 2, NHGRI_mPanTro3-v2.0_pri, whole genome shotgun sequence:
- the USP19 gene encoding ubiquitin carboxyl-terminal hydrolase 19 isoform X29 has translation MSGGASATGPRRGPPGLEDTTSKKKQKDRANQESKDGGPRKETGSRYVAQAGLELLASGDPSASASHAAGITGSRHHTRLFFPSSSGSASTPQEEQTKEELLLDWRQSAEEVIVKLRVGVGPLQLEDVDAAFTDTDCVVRFAGGQQWGGVFYAEIKSSCAKVQTGEGSLLHLTLPKKVPMLTWPSLLKKPLGTQELVPGLQCQENGQELSPIALEPGPEPHRAKQEARNQKRAQGRGEVGSGAGPGAQAGPSAKRAVHLCRGPEGDGSRDDPGPQGDAPPFVADPATQVEADEQLCIPPLNSQTCLLGSEENLAPLAGEKAVPPGNDPVSPAMVRSRNPGKDDCAKEEMAVAADAAALVDGKEPESMVNLAFVKNDSYEKGPDSVVVHVYVKEICRDTSRVLFREQDFTLIFQTRDGNFLRLHPGCGPHATFRWQVKLRNLIEPEQCTFCFTASRIDICLRKRQSQRWGGLEAPAARGAVGGAKVAVPTGPTPLDSTPPGGAPHPLTGQEEARAVEKDKSKARSEDTGLDSVATRTPMEHVTPKPETHLASPKPTCMVPPMPHSPVSGDSVEEEEEEEKKVCLPGFTGLVNLGNTCFMNSVIQSLSNTRELRDFFHDRSFEAEINYNNPLGTGGRLAIGFAVLLRALWKGTHHAFQPSKLKAIVASKASQFTGYAQHDAQEFMAFLLDGLHEDLNRIQNKPYTETVDSDGRPDEVVAEEAWQRHKMRNDSFIVDLFQGQYKSKLVCPVCAKVSITFDPFLYLPVPLPQKQKVLPVFYFAREPHSKPIKFLVSVSKENSTASEVLDSLSQSVHVKPENLRLAEVIKNRFHRVFLPSHSLDTVSPSDMLLCFELLSSELAKERVVVLEVQQRPQVPSVPISKCAACQRKQQSEDEKLKRCTRCYRVGYCNQLCQKTHWPDHKGLCRPENIGYPFLVSVPASRLTYARLAQLLEGYARYSVSVFQPPFQPGRMALESQSPGCTTLLSTGSLEAGDSERDPIQPPELQLVTPMAEGDTGLPRVWAAPDRGPVPSTSGISSEMLASGPIEVGSLPAGERVSRPEAAVPGYQHPSEAMNAHTPLFFIYKIDSSNREQRLEDKGDTPLELGDDCSLALVWRNNERLQEFVLVASKELECAEDPGSAGEAARAGHFTLDQCLNLFTRPEVLAPEEAWYCPQCKQHREASKQLLLWRLPNVLIVQLKRFSFRSFIWRDKINDLVEFPVRNLDLSKFCIGQKEEQLPSYDLYAVINHYGGMIGGHYTACARLPNDRSSQRSDVGWRLFDDSTVTTVDESQVVTRYAYVLFYRRRNSPVERPPRAGHSEHHPDLGPAAEAAASQGLGPGQAPEVAPTRTAPERFAPPVDRPAPTYSNMEEVD, from the exons TGGAGGTCCTAGGAAAG agacagggtctcgatatgttgcccaggctggtcttgaacttctggcctcaggtgatccttctgcctcagcctcccatgcagctgggatcacaggctcacgccaccatacccggctgttCTTTCCTTCATCATCAGGGTCAGCATCCACTCCTCAAGAGGAGCAGACCAAAGAGG AGTTGTTGCTCGATTGGAGGCAGAGTGCAGAAGAGGTGATTGTCAAGCTTCGTGTGGGAGTAGGTCCCCTGCAGCTGGAGGATGTAGATGCTGCTTTCACAGATACGGACTGTGTGGTGCGGTTTGCAG GTGGTCAGCAGTGGGGTGGTGTCTTCTATGCTGAGATAAAAAGCTCTTGTGCTAAAGTGCAAACCGGCGAGGGCAGTCTCCTGCACCTGACACTGCCCAAAAAGGTGCCTATGCTCACGTGGCCCTCCCTCCTG AAGAAACCTCTAGGGACCCAGGAGCTGGTGCCGGGGCTGCAGTGCCAGGAGAATGGGCAGGAACTGTCTCCCATTGCCCTGGAGCCAGGCCCTGAGCCCCACCGGGCTAAGCAGGAGGCCCGGAACCAGAAGCGGGCCCAGGGCCGTGGTGAGGTAGGCTCAGGGGCTGGCCCCGGGGCCCAGGCAGGGCCCAGCGCCAAGAGGGCTGTGCATCTCTGCAGAGGGCCAGAGGGGGACGGGTCCAGGGATGACCCTGGACCCCAGGGTGATGCCCCACCCTTCGTGGCTGACCCAGCCACCCAG GTTGAGGCTGATGAACAGCTTTGCATACCACCGCTGAACTCCCAaacctgcctcctgggctcagaggaGAATTTAGCCCCTTTGGCAGGAGAGAAAGCAGTGCCTCCCGGGAATGACCCAGTCTCTCCAGCCATGGTCCGGAGCAGAAACCCTGGGAAAGATGACTGTGCCAAGGAGGAGATGGCAGTGGCAGCAGATGCTGCAGCCTTGGTGGATGGTAAAG AGCCCGAGTCGATGGTGAACCTGGCGTTTGTCAAGAATGACTCGTATGAGAAGGGCCCGGATTCAGTGGTGGTGCACGTGTACGTGAAGGAGATCTGCAGGGACACCTCAAGAGTACTTTTCCGTGAGCAGGACTTCACGCTCATCTTCCAGACcag GGATGGAAACTTCCTGAGGCTGCACCCGGGCTGTGGGCCCCACGCCACCTTCCGTTGGCAGGTGAAGCTCAG GAATCTGATTGAGCCAGAGCAGTGCACCTTCTGTTTCACGGCTTCTCGCATCGACATCTGCCTTCGTAAGAGGCAGAGTCAGCGCTGGGGGGGCCTGGAGGCCCCAGCTGCACGAG GTGCAGTGGGTGGTGCAAAGGTTGCCGTGCCGACAGGTCCAACCCCTCTGGATTCAACCCCACCAGGAGGTGCTCCCCACCCGCTGACAGGCCAGGAGGAGGCCCGGGCTGTGGAGAAGGATAAATCCAAGGCACGATCTGAGGACACAGGGCTAGACAGTGTGGCAACCCGCACACCCATGGAGCATGTAACCCCAAAGCCAGAGACACACCTGGCCTCG CCCAAGCCTACATGCATGGTGCCTCCCATGCCCCACAGCCCAGTTAGTGGAGACAgcgtggaggaggaggaagaggaagagaagaaggtgTGTCTGCCAGGCTTCACTGGCCTTGTCAATTTAGGCAACACCTGCTTCATGAACAGCGTCATTCAGTCTCTGTCCAACACTCGGGAACTCCGGGACTTCTTCCATG ACCGCTCCTTTGAGGCTGAGATCAACTACAACAACCCACTAGGGACTGGTGGGCGTCTGGCCATTGGCTTTGCCGTGCTGCTTCGGGCGCTGTGGAAGGGCACCCACCATGCCTTCCAGCCTTCCAAGTTGAAG GCCATTGTGGCGAGTAAGGCCAGCCAGTTCACAGGCTATGCACAGCATGATGCCCAGGAGTTCATGGCTTTCCTGCTGGATGGGCTGCACGAGGACCTGAATCGCATTCAGAACAAGCCCTACACAGAGACCGTGGATTCAGATGGGCGGCCCGATGAG GTGGTAGCTGAGGAAGCATGGCAGCGGCACAAGATGAGGAATGACTCTTTCATCGTGGACTTATTTCAGGGGCAGTACAAGTCGAAGCTGGTGTGCCCTGTGTGTGCCAAG GTCTCCATCACTTTTGACCCGTTTCTTTATCTGCCGGTGCCCTTGCCACAAAAGCAAAAGGTTCTCCCTGTCTTTTATTTTGCCCGAGAGCCCCACAGCAAGCCCATCAAG TTCCTGGTGAGCGTCAGCAAGGAGAACTCCACTGCGAGCGAAGTATTGGACTCCCTCTCTCAGAGTGTTCATGTGAAGCCTGAGAACCTGCGTTTGGCGGAG GTAATTAAGAATCGTTTCCATCGTGTGTTCCTACCCTCCCACTCACTGGACACTGTGTCCCCATCTGATATGCTCCTCTGCTTTGAGCTGCTATCCTCAGAGTTGGCTAAGGAGCGGGTAGTGGTGCTAGAGGTGCAACAG CGCCCCCAGGTGCCCAGCGTCCCCATCTCCAAGTGTGCAGCCTGCCAGCGGAAGCAACAGTCGGAGGATGAAAAGCTGAAGCGCTGTACCCGGTGCTACCGTGTGGGCTACTGCAACCA GCTCTGCCAGAAAACCCACTGGCCTGACCACAAGGGCCTCTGCCGACCTGAGAACATTGGCTACCCCTTCCTGGTCAGTGTACCTGCCTCGCGCCTCACTTATGCCCGCCTCGCTCAGTTGCTAGAGGGCTATGCCCG GTACTCTGTGAGTGTATTCCAGCCACCCTTTCAGCCAGGCCGCATGGCCTTGGAGTCTCAGAGCCCTGGCTGCACCACACTGCTCTCCACTGGCTCCCTGGAGGCTGGGGACAGCGAGAGAGACCCCATTCAGCCACCTGAGCTCCAGCTGGTGACCCCTATGGCTGAGGGGGACACAGGGCTTCCCCGGGTGTGGGCAGCCCCTGACCGGGGTCCTGTGCCCAGCACCAGTGGAATTTCTTCTGAGATGCTGGCCAGTGGGCCCATTGAGGTTGGCTCCTTGCCTGCTGGCGAGAGGGTGTCCCGACCCGAAG CTGCTGTGCCTGGGTACCAGCATCCAAGTGAAGCTATGAATGCCCACACACCCCtgttcttcatctataaaattgatTCATCCAACCGAGAGCAGCGGCTAGAGGACAAAG GAGACACCCCACTGGAGCTGGGTGACGACTGTAGCCTGGCTCTCGTCTGGCGGAACAATGAGCGCTTGCAGGAGTTTGTGTTGGTAGCCTCCAAGGAGCTGGAATGTGCTGAGGATCCAGGCTCTGCCGGTGAGGCTGCCCGGGCCGGCCACTTCACCCTGGACCAGTGCCTCAACCTCTTCACACGGCCTGAGGTGCTGGCACCCGAGGAGGCCTG GTACTGCCCACAGTGCAAACAGCACCGTGAGGCCTCCAAGCAGCTGTTGCTATGGCGCCtgccaaatgttctcattgtgcaGCTCAAGCGCTTCTCCTTTCGTAGTTTTATCTGGCGTGACAAGATCAATGACTTGGTGGAGTTCCCTGTTAG GAACCTGGACCTGAGCAAGTTCTGCATTGGTCAGAAAGAGGAGCAGCTGCCCAGCTACGATCTATATGCTGTCATCAACCACTATGGAGGCATGATTGGTGGCCACTACACTGCCTGTGCACGCCTGCCCAATGATCGTAGCAGTCAGCGCAGTGACGTGG GCTGGCGCTTGTTTGATGACAGCACAGTGACAACGGTAGACGAGAGCCAGGTTGTGACGCGTTACGCCTATGTACTCTTCTACCGCCGGCGGAACTCTCCTGTGGAGAGGCCCCCCAGGGCAGGTCACTCTGAGCACCACCCAGACCTAGGCCCTGCAGCTGAGGCTGCTGCCAGCCAG GGACTAGGCCCTGGCCAGGCCCCCGAGGTGGCCCCCACGCGGACAGCCCCTGAACGCTTCGCCCCCCCTGTGGATCGGCCAGCCCCCACCTACAGCAACATGGAGGAGGTGGATTAG
- the USP19 gene encoding ubiquitin carboxyl-terminal hydrolase 19 isoform X45: MSGGASATGPRRGPPGLEDTTSKKKQKDRANQESKDGGPRKETGSRYVAQAGLELLASGDPSASASHAAGITGSRHHTRLFFPSSSGSASTPQEEQTKEGACEDPHDLLATPPPELLLDWRQSAEEVIVKLRVGVGPLQLEDVDAAFTDTDCVVRFAGGQQWGGVFYAEIKSSCAKVQTGEGSLLHLTLPKKVPMLTWPSLLKKPLGTQELVPGLQCQENGQELSPIALEPGPEPHRAKQEARNQKRAQGRGEVEADEQLCIPPLNSQTCLLGSEENLAPLAGEKAVPPGNDPVSPAMVRSRNPGKDDCAKEEMAVAADAAALVDEPESMVNLAFVKNDSYEKGPDSVVVHVYVKEICRDTSRVLFREQDFTLIFQTRDGNFLRLHPGCGPHATFRWQVKLRNLIEPEQCTFCFTASRIDICLRKRQSQRWGGLEAPAARGAVGGAKVAVPTGPTPLDSTPPGGAPHPLTGQEEARAVEKDKSKARSEDTGLDSVATRTPMEHVTPKPETHLASPKPTCMVPPMPHSPVSGDSVEEEEEEEKKVCLPGFTGLVNLGNTCFMNSVIQSLSNTRELRDFFHDRSFEAEINYNNPLGTGGRLAIGFAVLLRALWKGTHHAFQPSKLKAIVASKASQFTGYAQHDAQEFMAFLLDGLHEDLNRIQNKPYTETVDSDGRPDEVVAEEAWQRHKMRNDSFIVDLFQGQYKSKLVCPVCAKVSITFDPFLYLPVPLPQKQKVLPVFYFAREPHSKPIKFLVSVSKENSTASEVLDSLSQSVHVKPENLRLAEVIKNRFHRVFLPSHSLDTVSPSDMLLCFELLSSELAKERVVVLEVQQRPQVPSVPISKCAACQRKQQSEDEKLKRCTRCYRVGYCNQLCQKTHWPDHKGLCRPENIGYPFLVSVPASRLTYARLAQLLEGYARYSVSVFQPPFQPGRMALESQSPGCTTLLSTGSLEAGDSERDPIQPPELQLVTPMAEGDTGLPRVWAAPDRGPVPSTSGISSEMLASGPIEVGSLPAGERVSRPEAAVPGYQHPSEAMNAHTPLFFIYKIDSSNREQRLEDKGDTPLELGDDCSLALVWRNNERLQEFVLVASKELECAEDPGSAGEAARAGHFTLDQCLNLFTRPEVLAPEEAWYCPQCKQHREASKQLLLWRLPNVLIVQLKRFSFRSFIWRDKINDLVEFPVRNLDLSKFCIGQKEEQLPSYDLYAVINHYGGMIGGHYTACARLPNDRSSQRSDVGWRLFDDSTVTTVDESQVVTRYAYVLFYRRRNSPVERPPRAGHSEHHPDLGPAAEAAASQGLGPGQAPEVAPTRTAPERFAPPVDRPAPTYSNMEEVD; this comes from the exons TGGAGGTCCTAGGAAAG agacagggtctcgatatgttgcccaggctggtcttgaacttctggcctcaggtgatccttctgcctcagcctcccatgcagctgggatcacaggctcacgccaccatacccggctgttCTTTCCTTCATCATCAGGGTCAGCATCCACTCCTCAAGAGGAGCAGACCAAAGAGG GAGCTTGTGAAGACCCTCATGATCTCTTGGCTACTCCCCCTCCAGAGTTGTTGCTCGATTGGAGGCAGAGTGCAGAAGAGGTGATTGTCAAGCTTCGTGTGGGAGTAGGTCCCCTGCAGCTGGAGGATGTAGATGCTGCTTTCACAGATACGGACTGTGTGGTGCGGTTTGCAG GTGGTCAGCAGTGGGGTGGTGTCTTCTATGCTGAGATAAAAAGCTCTTGTGCTAAAGTGCAAACCGGCGAGGGCAGTCTCCTGCACCTGACACTGCCCAAAAAGGTGCCTATGCTCACGTGGCCCTCCCTCCTG AAGAAACCTCTAGGGACCCAGGAGCTGGTGCCGGGGCTGCAGTGCCAGGAGAATGGGCAGGAACTGTCTCCCATTGCCCTGGAGCCAGGCCCTGAGCCCCACCGGGCTAAGCAGGAGGCCCGGAACCAGAAGCGGGCCCAGGGCCGTGGTGAG GTTGAGGCTGATGAACAGCTTTGCATACCACCGCTGAACTCCCAaacctgcctcctgggctcagaggaGAATTTAGCCCCTTTGGCAGGAGAGAAAGCAGTGCCTCCCGGGAATGACCCAGTCTCTCCAGCCATGGTCCGGAGCAGAAACCCTGGGAAAGATGACTGTGCCAAGGAGGAGATGGCAGTGGCAGCAGATGCTGCAGCCTTGGTGGATG AGCCCGAGTCGATGGTGAACCTGGCGTTTGTCAAGAATGACTCGTATGAGAAGGGCCCGGATTCAGTGGTGGTGCACGTGTACGTGAAGGAGATCTGCAGGGACACCTCAAGAGTACTTTTCCGTGAGCAGGACTTCACGCTCATCTTCCAGACcag GGATGGAAACTTCCTGAGGCTGCACCCGGGCTGTGGGCCCCACGCCACCTTCCGTTGGCAGGTGAAGCTCAG GAATCTGATTGAGCCAGAGCAGTGCACCTTCTGTTTCACGGCTTCTCGCATCGACATCTGCCTTCGTAAGAGGCAGAGTCAGCGCTGGGGGGGCCTGGAGGCCCCAGCTGCACGAG GTGCAGTGGGTGGTGCAAAGGTTGCCGTGCCGACAGGTCCAACCCCTCTGGATTCAACCCCACCAGGAGGTGCTCCCCACCCGCTGACAGGCCAGGAGGAGGCCCGGGCTGTGGAGAAGGATAAATCCAAGGCACGATCTGAGGACACAGGGCTAGACAGTGTGGCAACCCGCACACCCATGGAGCATGTAACCCCAAAGCCAGAGACACACCTGGCCTCG CCCAAGCCTACATGCATGGTGCCTCCCATGCCCCACAGCCCAGTTAGTGGAGACAgcgtggaggaggaggaagaggaagagaagaaggtgTGTCTGCCAGGCTTCACTGGCCTTGTCAATTTAGGCAACACCTGCTTCATGAACAGCGTCATTCAGTCTCTGTCCAACACTCGGGAACTCCGGGACTTCTTCCATG ACCGCTCCTTTGAGGCTGAGATCAACTACAACAACCCACTAGGGACTGGTGGGCGTCTGGCCATTGGCTTTGCCGTGCTGCTTCGGGCGCTGTGGAAGGGCACCCACCATGCCTTCCAGCCTTCCAAGTTGAAG GCCATTGTGGCGAGTAAGGCCAGCCAGTTCACAGGCTATGCACAGCATGATGCCCAGGAGTTCATGGCTTTCCTGCTGGATGGGCTGCACGAGGACCTGAATCGCATTCAGAACAAGCCCTACACAGAGACCGTGGATTCAGATGGGCGGCCCGATGAG GTGGTAGCTGAGGAAGCATGGCAGCGGCACAAGATGAGGAATGACTCTTTCATCGTGGACTTATTTCAGGGGCAGTACAAGTCGAAGCTGGTGTGCCCTGTGTGTGCCAAG GTCTCCATCACTTTTGACCCGTTTCTTTATCTGCCGGTGCCCTTGCCACAAAAGCAAAAGGTTCTCCCTGTCTTTTATTTTGCCCGAGAGCCCCACAGCAAGCCCATCAAG TTCCTGGTGAGCGTCAGCAAGGAGAACTCCACTGCGAGCGAAGTATTGGACTCCCTCTCTCAGAGTGTTCATGTGAAGCCTGAGAACCTGCGTTTGGCGGAG GTAATTAAGAATCGTTTCCATCGTGTGTTCCTACCCTCCCACTCACTGGACACTGTGTCCCCATCTGATATGCTCCTCTGCTTTGAGCTGCTATCCTCAGAGTTGGCTAAGGAGCGGGTAGTGGTGCTAGAGGTGCAACAG CGCCCCCAGGTGCCCAGCGTCCCCATCTCCAAGTGTGCAGCCTGCCAGCGGAAGCAACAGTCGGAGGATGAAAAGCTGAAGCGCTGTACCCGGTGCTACCGTGTGGGCTACTGCAACCA GCTCTGCCAGAAAACCCACTGGCCTGACCACAAGGGCCTCTGCCGACCTGAGAACATTGGCTACCCCTTCCTGGTCAGTGTACCTGCCTCGCGCCTCACTTATGCCCGCCTCGCTCAGTTGCTAGAGGGCTATGCCCG GTACTCTGTGAGTGTATTCCAGCCACCCTTTCAGCCAGGCCGCATGGCCTTGGAGTCTCAGAGCCCTGGCTGCACCACACTGCTCTCCACTGGCTCCCTGGAGGCTGGGGACAGCGAGAGAGACCCCATTCAGCCACCTGAGCTCCAGCTGGTGACCCCTATGGCTGAGGGGGACACAGGGCTTCCCCGGGTGTGGGCAGCCCCTGACCGGGGTCCTGTGCCCAGCACCAGTGGAATTTCTTCTGAGATGCTGGCCAGTGGGCCCATTGAGGTTGGCTCCTTGCCTGCTGGCGAGAGGGTGTCCCGACCCGAAG CTGCTGTGCCTGGGTACCAGCATCCAAGTGAAGCTATGAATGCCCACACACCCCtgttcttcatctataaaattgatTCATCCAACCGAGAGCAGCGGCTAGAGGACAAAG GAGACACCCCACTGGAGCTGGGTGACGACTGTAGCCTGGCTCTCGTCTGGCGGAACAATGAGCGCTTGCAGGAGTTTGTGTTGGTAGCCTCCAAGGAGCTGGAATGTGCTGAGGATCCAGGCTCTGCCGGTGAGGCTGCCCGGGCCGGCCACTTCACCCTGGACCAGTGCCTCAACCTCTTCACACGGCCTGAGGTGCTGGCACCCGAGGAGGCCTG GTACTGCCCACAGTGCAAACAGCACCGTGAGGCCTCCAAGCAGCTGTTGCTATGGCGCCtgccaaatgttctcattgtgcaGCTCAAGCGCTTCTCCTTTCGTAGTTTTATCTGGCGTGACAAGATCAATGACTTGGTGGAGTTCCCTGTTAG GAACCTGGACCTGAGCAAGTTCTGCATTGGTCAGAAAGAGGAGCAGCTGCCCAGCTACGATCTATATGCTGTCATCAACCACTATGGAGGCATGATTGGTGGCCACTACACTGCCTGTGCACGCCTGCCCAATGATCGTAGCAGTCAGCGCAGTGACGTGG GCTGGCGCTTGTTTGATGACAGCACAGTGACAACGGTAGACGAGAGCCAGGTTGTGACGCGTTACGCCTATGTACTCTTCTACCGCCGGCGGAACTCTCCTGTGGAGAGGCCCCCCAGGGCAGGTCACTCTGAGCACCACCCAGACCTAGGCCCTGCAGCTGAGGCTGCTGCCAGCCAG GGACTAGGCCCTGGCCAGGCCCCCGAGGTGGCCCCCACGCGGACAGCCCCTGAACGCTTCGCCCCCCCTGTGGATCGGCCAGCCCCCACCTACAGCAACATGGAGGAGGTGGATTAG